The Capsicum annuum cultivar UCD-10X-F1 chromosome 3, UCD10Xv1.1, whole genome shotgun sequence genomic sequence tatgattttttttttcattccaaCTTGAAAAATCCACTGCATTTTTAGCTACAGTGTCTGCGTGGCAATATTAAGTACTAGCGCCACATGAATAAGCAAGAAAATGTAGTCAACCAACCAAGTACTAGCACCTTTTTCTGTAGTCACGTTTTTAGCATTAGACATTTAGCTGGTGATTGTTTTATGTGCCTCtgaattttcttaaaatgtaAATTTCCTTAACTTTGAAATGCATGTAGTGTCTACAAGGCTATCTAAGTTGTACTTTTCTAATAGATATTGTTTTTTATCAGCTGCTATTGGATTTGCTTGGCTACTCTACCTCTATTTTTGCAGCTTTGACCAGATACCCCACTGCAGTTGACAAGGGGTTAATGTCTATTATTGAAAATTTCATCTTGGAGGAATTAAACCTTACGAAGGATTGCATTTTAGCGGTGAAGGTATTGATTCTGATTTATACTGGTCCTCATGTCGTGTTTCACATGAATACTCTTATTTTAGCCTTTTCCCCTCTTCTGTTAAGCACAAGTCCGTGTTACCCCAAAAATGTCATATTATTCTTCTATCACGGAGCTAAAGTTGTATTTGTGATACACTAATTTCTGTCATTACAATGCTGAAACTTGCTGCAGAAGCTTTTATTTGTCCAAGTACCTGGCGATCGGGTTAAACTtttattataactattttgaTCTCAAAATCTGGGTCAAATGTTTTCCATTTTCATAGTAGTAGCATGAATAGGGTGCATGTTACTTGGCAACTATTTCAAGTAATGGGAACTCAAGAAATTGCTTGATTTCACTGGACTCGTAGTAGAACTATTAATTGAGAGATTTTGTCCAAACCTGTTCGTTGAAAACCACAATGATAAActatattttagaattgaaaaaaATTTGTCAACTAAATTCCAGCAGATAAACTTCCCataaaagaatatttaatttaaCCATACATTGACCACAATACAGGGCTTGGTCGTATGTAAGCAGGCATACCATCTTTTCATGCATCACTCATATCGTATTCCCTTTTCCTTCTTAATGACCTCTAGcaaatctaatgcaacaaataaattatctcCACTTTATTTGAACTGTTCAGAACTGTTTGCTGATACTATCTTTATTGCTCTAGGCAATTTCCTCACTTGGTTCAGACATACAGAAAATTGCATTGGAAGTTCTTGATGCTCTGATACGATTATGTAAAGTATATTCCCATGGCATAAACTGGGATGCTTATCTTAAGATGATAGAGGAAAGAAAAGTTTTGGATAATGAAGAGGCGGAATGTGTTGATCATGTTAGCAAGATAGTGAAATTTACGGTTGAGAAGTTGTGTGAGTTGGGCATCCTTGCAGCTAATGATGGAGGAAATCTTGTGAGCTTAATTAATTTGTCATGGAAAGGTGTGGTTAACTTACTTCAGCTTGGCAAGGGTTCTTTGGCTGTAAAGTTGAATGTAGGAGATATTATTCTGACTCTTATTTCTCTGGCTAATGGATCTTTGAGATGTGCGGCTGAGACTTGGTCATCCCCATTGAAAGAGGCCGTTTCTGCAATGGAAGCTAGAAGAGTGTTTCTTCCAGTCAAGTTTTACCTGATTAATGCTGTGCGAATTATCTCTCAGTACCCATCCGAGGCATTTTGTGTGTTCAAAGATATAATATTATCCGTCATAATGATCTCAACCTTCAGAATATTCCTCATTAAAGATGAGCTGCTCAAATTTGCCGGTGATGCAATTTCAGAAATCTTGGAGCCGACATCCTTTCATATGCTTAACTCTTTCCTTAACTCAACTCAAGTGAAATCAGAGCAGAAGTTTCAAATTTTGGAGTGGTTGTTTGGTGATGAAACTTATTCAGATAATGTTCCCTTAGGGTGCAAAATTAATGAAGCTAGTAGCATGAGTGCAATATTTTCTGTAAGTTCTGGCACTATGCATGGAGCGAAGATACTATTTATTGGTCGAGTAGCCGTGTTTGTTAATCTTCTGAAAAACTCACCTGATATTGAAGATGATGCAAGACTAGGGATGGCTAGAAAACTTGGATGGTTATTGTGCACCTTCACTGATAAAGATGTGTATTCTTCCATTCTTGTCTTGGAACTTCCTACAATGTCTCGTCCTAGTCAAAAACAAGAATCTGATGAGCCCCTGTACCATTTCATTATTAATGCCTTGAAAACCTTCATGATAGTTACCTCTTCAAGTCAAGCTTGGGGTGAAATAGAATCTTTTCTTCTTGAAAACCTTTTTCATCCTCACTTTCTTTGCCAGGAGATTGTTACTGAACTTTGGTGTTTTATTTCACGTCACGCTGACAAAGTTGTGGTAGATGACATGATTGAAAAGTTCTGCTCATTAATGAAGTACACTGAAGCTCCTGACGTTGCACTAAATCCTCATAGTCTGGTCAGAAAAATGGCGAGATTTCTGTGTGTGCTGGTTACATGTGGTCCGAATTCTATGGTAGATAAAGTTTATAATACAGTTGTTGGATATAACACATCACACCATTCATCGATTACTTACTTAGCCTTGCTTATGGAGGGATTCCCGCTCAATGCACTTTCAGAAAAATTGAGAAGTGAGGCAAAGCAACAAATTGTAACTCAATATTTTAACTTCCTTGAGAGTTTTGGGGGTAAACTTCCGATAGAAGGCGGCTCTGCTGTTTATGGTGCTCC encodes the following:
- the LOC107852936 gene encoding uncharacterized protein LOC107852936 isoform X2, yielding MTLMSTQDSPEEEHSSLFYQLLLDLLGYSTSIFAALTRYPTAVDKGLMSIIENFILEELNLTKDCILAVKAISSLGSDIQKIALEVLDALIRLCKVYSHGINWDAYLKMIEERKVLDNEEAECVDHVSKIVKFTVEKLCELGILAANDGGNLVSLINLSWKGVVNLLQLGKGSLAVKLNVGDIILTLISLANGSLRCAAETWSSPLKEAVSAMEARRVFLPVKFYLINAVRIISQYPSEAFCVFKDIILSVIMISTFRIFLIKDELLKFAGDAISEILEPTSFHMLNSFLNSTQVKSEQKFQILEWLFGDETYSDNVPLGCKINEASSMSAIFSVSSGTMHGAKILFIGRVAVFVNLLKNSPDIEDDARLGMARKLGWLLCTFTDKDVYSSILVLELPTMSRPSQKQESDEPLYHFIINALKTFMIVTSSSQAWGEIESFLLENLFHPHFLCQEIVTELWCFISRHADKVVVDDMIEKFCSLMKYTEAPDVALNPHSLVRKMARFLCVLVTCGPNSMVDKVYNTVVGYNTSHHSSITYLALLMEGFPLNALSEKLRSEAKQQIVTQYFNFLESFGGKLPIEGGSAVYGAPVFALSAALQFRLISISDAEMKTIKFLVAIIHKYRDCSDIKIRDKYRRLLSETLGIISNMKHSYTANELEEVILSLQNLFISGPALSDGKSFQCKPNLSSFMAGLGNIELDDREDNAVSSAVWELYHMLLREQHWALVHLAITAFGYFAAHSNCNHLWRYVPPDAALSFDLATGKEADEDRFMSELKAFLEKETACPKIRPCPNTVNMFAIDGQMLKETFKKIKDVDPKLMVSDPMEIDNEKQPNRKRKFPDRVTKGVELLRDGVKVMGAALSEWQHNQFDSTDIRDKFLTHFFQLEDVVTHLASLADSG
- the LOC107852936 gene encoding uncharacterized protein LOC107852936 isoform X1 gives rise to the protein MKKNSNSNSGRDVQSLIEAIKSSGVVENRVELLDELGELDLTEKSQVASLIESLQTLWEDFTCLDISQCKLNKAILQVAAKYLPSDISACLGQFLGLGAKAAVWGKKHLQMTLMSTQDSPEEEHSSLFYQLLLDLLGYSTSIFAALTRYPTAVDKGLMSIIENFILEELNLTKDCILAVKAISSLGSDIQKIALEVLDALIRLCKVYSHGINWDAYLKMIEERKVLDNEEAECVDHVSKIVKFTVEKLCELGILAANDGGNLVSLINLSWKGVVNLLQLGKGSLAVKLNVGDIILTLISLANGSLRCAAETWSSPLKEAVSAMEARRVFLPVKFYLINAVRIISQYPSEAFCVFKDIILSVIMISTFRIFLIKDELLKFAGDAISEILEPTSFHMLNSFLNSTQVKSEQKFQILEWLFGDETYSDNVPLGCKINEASSMSAIFSVSSGTMHGAKILFIGRVAVFVNLLKNSPDIEDDARLGMARKLGWLLCTFTDKDVYSSILVLELPTMSRPSQKQESDEPLYHFIINALKTFMIVTSSSQAWGEIESFLLENLFHPHFLCQEIVTELWCFISRHADKVVVDDMIEKFCSLMKYTEAPDVALNPHSLVRKMARFLCVLVTCGPNSMVDKVYNTVVGYNTSHHSSITYLALLMEGFPLNALSEKLRSEAKQQIVTQYFNFLESFGGKLPIEGGSAVYGAPVFALSAALQFRLISISDAEMKTIKFLVAIIHKYRDCSDIKIRDKYRRLLSETLGIISNMKHSYTANELEEVILSLQNLFISGPALSDGKSFQCKPNLSSFMAGLGNIELDDREDNAVSSAVWELYHMLLREQHWALVHLAITAFGYFAAHSNCNHLWRYVPPDAALSFDLATGKEADEDRFMSELKAFLEKETACPKIRPCPNTVNMFAIDGQMLKETFKKIKDVDPKLMVSDPMEIDNEKQPNRKRKFPDRVTKGVELLRDGVKVMGAALSEWQHNQFDSTDIRDKFLTHFFQLEDVVTHLASLADSG